One stretch of Prunus persica cultivar Lovell chromosome G1, Prunus_persica_NCBIv2, whole genome shotgun sequence DNA includes these proteins:
- the LOC18793970 gene encoding protein GLUTAMINE DUMPER 3, with protein MRTLTAISATTATKSSLESLPPTPAMAVQQQRSPWHSPVPYLFGGLAAMLGLIAFALLILACSYWKLSSRLEDREGGERDLESGGGDEKDQGDESSKTVKVSEEKILVIMAGNENATFLATPVSLCSKVASFGADKHVVDEQGESKDGDKEESSSEKMKEELGAQHLDEAVSSIQNSNTETQQGQLEEEEEAHHHQNQ; from the coding sequence atgagaACCTTAACTGCCATCTCtgcaacaacagcaacaaaaTCTTCATTGGAATCATTGCCGCCAACACCAGCCATGGCTGTTCAGCAGCAGCGCTCGCCATGGCACTCTCCGGTGCCATACCTCTTCGGAGGCCTGGCAGCGATGCTGGGTCTTATTGCGTTTGCTCTGTTGATCCTGGCCTGCTCTTACTGGAAGCTTTCGAGCCGATTGGAAGACAGAGAAGGAGGCGAAAGGGACTTGGAGAGTGGCGGTGGTGATGAGAAAGATCAAGGCGATGAGTCTAGCAAGACAGTGAAGGTTTCTGAAGAGAAGATTTTGGTGATAATGGCTGGAAATGAGAACGCAACTTTTTTGGCGACGCCTGTTTCATTGTGCTCTAAAGTTGCTTCCTTTGGTGCTGATAAGCACGTTGTTGATGAACAGGGAGAGAGTAAAGATGGAGATAAAGAAGAGAGTTCTTctgagaaaatgaaagaggAATTGGGAGCCCAGCATCTTGATGAAGCTGTGAGTAGTATTCAAAACAGCAATACAGAAACCCAACAGGGGcaattagaagaagaagaagaagcccaCCACCATCAAAACCAGTGA